One part of the Glycine soja cultivar W05 chromosome 11, ASM419377v2, whole genome shotgun sequence genome encodes these proteins:
- the LOC114376226 gene encoding serine carboxypeptidase-like 12 isoform X1 → MENFSSSYIYYWVLLPFFLLSQFSFQLAWCGSIVKFLPGFKGPLPFVLETGYVGVGESEDVQAFYYFIESENNPKKDPLMLWLTGGPGCSALSGLVFEIGPLTFKYEEYNGSLPNLVLRPHSWTKVSSIIFVDLPVSTGFTYATTEFAAQRSDWILVHQVHQFLRKWLIDHPNFSSNEVYIGGDSYSGIPIPVIVQEISRGNEKGLQPWINLQGYLLGNAATTRREKNYQIPFAHGMGLISDELYGSLQKNCKEEYINVDTRNVLCSRDIESFNEVTSGLNSAHILDPSCEWLDTETSWRRSLLKKYPRKNFLNTHLKLAPLNCRSYVYFLCGYWANDDNVRTALHIRKGSIGKWHRCTFDIPNKKDISSSYEYHVNLSRKGYRSLIYSGDHDMTIPFLATQAWIRSLNYSIVDEWRQWHTNGQVAGYTRTYSNRMTFATVKGGGHTAPEYKPDECFAMFSRWISNRAL, encoded by the exons atggaaaattttaGTTCAAGTTACATTTATTACTGGGTTCTActacccttttttttgttatcacaattctcctttcaactTGCATGGTGTGGCTCCATAGTAAAGTTCCTTCCTGGATTCAAGGGACCCCTTCCTTTTGTACTTGAAACCGG GTATGTGGGAGTGGGTGAATCAGAGGATGTGCAGGCATTCTACTACTTCATTGAGTCAGAGAACAATCCCAAGAAAGATCCTCTCATGCTTTGGCTCACTGGTGGCCCTGGTTGCTCAGCCTTATCTGGACTTGTGTTTGAAATag GACCACTTACATTCAAATATGAGGAATACAATGGGAGCCTGCCCAATTTGGTCTTGAGGCCACACTCATGGACAAAG GTTAGTAGCATTATATTTGTAGACTTGCCTGTTTCCACGGGCTTCACTTATGCCACAACAGAGTTTGCTGCTCAACGAAGCGACTGGATTCTAGTTCACCAAGTCCATCAGTTTCTTAGGAAG TGGTTGATTGATCATCCAAATTTTTCGTCAAATGAAGTTTACATTGGTGGCGATTCATACTCTGGCATTCCTATTCCAGTGATTGTTCAAGAAATTTCACGAG GAAATGAAAAAGGGCTCCAACCATGGATAAATCTCCAG GGATACCTGCTGGGAAATGCAGCAACAACTCGAAGGGAAAAAAACTATCAAATTCCCTTCGCTCATGGAATGGGACTTATTTCTGATGAACTATATGGG TCACTGcaaaaaaattgtaaagaaGAGTACATAAATGTAGACACCAGAAATGTATTATGTTCTAGAGATATCGAGTCATTCAATGAg GTTACATCAGGACTTAATTCAGCCCATATTTTGGACCCGTCATGTGAGTGGCTTGATACTGAAACATCTTGGAGGAGATCTCTACTTAAGAAATATCCCAGAAAGAATTTCCTTAATACTCACCTCAAATTGGCACCCTTAAACTGTCGG AGTTATGTATACTTCCTCTGCGGTTATTGGGCCAATGATGATAATGTTCGCACTGCACTGCACATCCGTAAG GGAAGTATAGGAAAATGGCATCGTTGTACCTTCGATATACCTAACAAGAAGGATATCTCAAGCAGCTATGAGTATCATGTAAATCTCAGTAGAAAAGGCTACCGTTCGCTGATATACAG TGGCGATCATGACATGACAATTCCTTTCTTGGCAACTCAAGCATGGATAAGATCTTTAAACTACTCCATTGTGGATGAGTGGAGGCAATGGCATACAAATGGTCAAGTTGCAGG ATACACAAGGACTTACTCCAATCGGATGACATTTGCAACTGTGAAG GGAGGAGGCCACACAGCTCCGGAGTACAAGCCTGATGAATGCTTTGCCATGTTCAGTAGGTGGATATCTAACAGGGCTTTGTAG
- the LOC114376227 gene encoding putative hydrolase C777.06c isoform X1 → MATSIGFVDGTSTESALIFLGSGCSSMVPNVMCLLQPSDPPCPVCVQSLSIPPERNPNYRSSFLFFHFFSLSRNFLKISICRCNTSLLIDYCGDANAGDRKYILIDVGKTFRETVLRWFVAHRIPRVDSIILTHEHADAVLGLDDVRAVQAFSPTNDIDPTPIYLSQHSMDSIAEKFPYLVQKKRKEGAEIRRVAQIDWNIIADDCNKPFLASGLKFTPLPVMHGEDYICLGFLFGEKNRVAYISDVSRFPASTEYVISKSGAGQLDLLILDSLYRSGSHNVHLCFPQTLETVKRLCPKQTLLIGMTHEFDHHKDNEFLMEWSKREGIPVELAHDGLRVPINL, encoded by the exons ATGGCCACTTCCATTGGCTTCGTCGACGGCACTTCTACGGAATCCGCATTGATCTTTCTCGGCAGCGGTTGTTCGAGCATGGTTCCCAACGTCATGTGCCTCCTTCAGCCTTCTGACCCTCCCTGCCCCGTCTGCGTCCAGTCATTGTCTATCCCTCCCGAACGAAACCCTAATTACAGGtcctcttttctcttctttcatttcttttctctttcaagaaatttCCTCAAGATCTCGATTTGCAGGTGCAATACGTCTCTCTTAATTGATTACTGCGGCGACGCCAACGCTGGTGATCGTAAGTATATATTGATCGACGTCGGCAAGACCTTCAGGGAGACCGTGCTTAGGTGGTTCGTTGCCCATCGGATTCCCAGAGTTGATTCT ATTATTTTAACTCATGAACATGCCGATGCAGTCCTTGGATTGGATGATGTACGTGCTGTGCAGGCTTTTAGTCCAACAAATGATATTGATCCCACACCTATATACTTGAGTCAGCATTCAATGGATAG CATAGCAGAGAAGTTTCCTTATTTGGTTCAGAAAAAGCGTAAGGAAGGGGCAGAAATACGAAGGGTGGCTCAAATTGACTGGAACATTATTGCTGATGACTGCAATAAACCTTTTCTTGCATCGGGATTAAAATTCACTCCTTTACCA GTTATGCATGGAGAGGATTACATCTGTTTGGGCTTTCTTTTTGGTGAGAAAAACAGGGTGGCTTATATATCTGATGTTTCCCGGTTTCCTGCTAGTACAGAGTATG TCATCTCGAAAAGTGGAGCTGGACAGTTGGATCTTCTTATattggattctttgtatagg TCTGGGTCACACAATGTTCACCTTTGTTTTCCACAG ACTCTAGAAACTGTGAAGAGGTTGTGTCCTAAGCAAACACTACTAATTGGCATGACTCATGAGTTTGATCACCATAAAGACAATGAGTTTTTGATGGAGTGGTCCAAAAG GGAAGGAATTCCGGTGGAGCTTGCTCATGATGGTTTGAGAGTCCCCATAAACTTATAG
- the LOC114376227 gene encoding putative hydrolase C777.06c isoform X2, with protein sequence MATSIGFVDGTSTESALIFLGSGCSSMVPNVMCLLQPSDPPCPVCVQSLSIPPERNPNYRSSFLFFHFFSLSRNFLKISICRCNTSLLIDYCGDANAGDRKYILIDVGKTFRETVLRWFVAHRIPRVDSIILTHEHADAVLGLDDVRAVQAFSPTNDIDPTPIYLSQHSMDSIAEKFPYLVQKKRKEGAEIRRVAQIDWNIIADDCNKPFLASGLKFTPLPVMHGEDYICLGFLFGEKNRVAYISDVSRFPASTEYVISKSGAGQLDLLILDSLYRSGSHNVHLCFPQTLETVKRLCPKQTLLIGMTHEFDHHKDNEFLMEWSKREGIPVELAHDGLRVPINL encoded by the exons ATGGCCACTTCCATTGGCTTCGTCGACGGCACTTCTACGGAATCCGCATTGATCTTTCTCGGCAGCGGTTGTTCGAGCATGGTTCCCAACGTCATGTGCCTCCTTCAGCCTTCTGACCCTCCCTGCCCCGTCTGCGTCCAGTCATTGTCTATCCCTCCCGAACGAAACCCTAATTACAGGtcctcttttctcttctttcatttcttttctctttcaagaaatttCCTCAAGATCTCGATTTGCAGGTGCAATACGTCTCTCTTAATTGATTACTGCGGCGACGCCAACGCTGGTGATCGTAAGTATATATTGATCGACGTCGGCAAGACCTTCAGGGAGACCGTGCTTAGGTGGTTCGTTGCCCATCGGATTCCCAGAGTTGATTCT ATTATTTTAACTCATGAACATGCCGATGCAGTCCTTGGATTGGATGATGTACGTGCTGTGCAGGCTTTTAGTCCAACAAATGATATTGATCCCACACCTATATACTTGAGTCAGCATTCAATGGATAG CATAGCAGAGAAGTTTCCTTATTTGGTTCAGAAAAAGCGTAAGGAAGGGGCAGAAATACGAAGGGTGGCTCAAATTGACTGGAACATTATTGCTGATGACTGCAATAAACCTTTTCTTGCATCGGGATTAAAATTCACTCCTTTACCA GTTATGCATGGAGAGGATTACATCTGTTTGGGCTTTCTTTTTGGTGAGAAAAACAGGGTGGCTTATATATCTGATGTTTCCCGGTTTCCTGCTAGTACAGAGTATG TCATCTCGAAAAGTGGAGCTGGACAGTTGGATCTTCTTATattggattctttgtatagg TCTGGGTCACACAATGTTCACCTTTGTTTTCCACAG ACTCTAGAAACTGTGAAGAGGTTGTGTCCTAAGCAAACACTACTAATTGGCATGACTCATGAGTTTGATCACCATAAAGACAATGAGTTTTTGATGGAGTGGTCCAAAAG GGAAGGAATTCCGGTGGAGCTTGCTCATGATGGTTTGAGAGTCCCCATAAACTTATA G
- the LOC114375158 gene encoding codeine O-demethylase-like produces the protein MVFSQSAISREEVEEAMSIQELIKKPLTSVPQRYIQLHNNEPSLLAGETFSHALPTINLKKLIHGEDIELELEKLTSACRDWGFFQLVEHGISSVVMKTLEDEVEGFFMLPMEEKMKYKVRPGDVEGYGTVIRSEDQKLDWGDRLFMKINPRSIRNPHLFPELPSSLRNILELYIEELQNLAMILMGLLGKTLKIEKRELEVFEDGIQNMRMTYYPPCPQPELVMGLSAHSDATGITILNQMNGVNGLQIKKDGVWIPVNVISEALVVNIGDIIEIMSNGAYKSVEHRATVNSEKERISVAMFFLPKFQSEIGPAVSLTNPEHPPLFKRIVVEEYIKDYFTHNKLNGKSYLEHMRITDDEKFTNASI, from the exons ATGGTGTTCTCTCAATCAGCAATATCACGTGAGGAAGTTGAAGAAGCGATGAGTATTCAGGAGCTCATTAAGAAACCACTCACTTCAGTTCCTCAACGTTACATTCAACTACACAATAATGAACCTTCACTTCTCGCAGGTGAAACCTTTAGTCACGCACTCCCAACCATCAACCTGAAAAAATTGATCCATGGAGAAGATATAGAACTTGAGTTAGAAAAATTGACCTCAGCTTGTAGGGATTGGGGTTTCTTTCAG TTGGTGGAGCATGGAATAAGCTCAGTAGTGATGAAAACACTTGAAGATGAAGTTGAGGGATTCTTCATGCTCCCCATGGAAGAAAAGATGAAATACAAGGTAAGGCCAGGTGATGTTGAAGGCTACGGAACTGTGATTCGATCAGAGGATCAAAAGCTTGATTGGGGTGATAGGTTATTCATGAAAATCAACCCTCGTAGTATTAGAAATCCACATCTTTTTCCCGAGCTCCCTTCATCACTCAG GAATATCTTAGAGTTATACATTGAGGAATTGCAAAACCTTGCAATGATACTTATGGGGTTGCTAGGGAAAACCCTGAAGATAGAGAAGAGAGAGTTGGAAGTGTTTGAGGATGGGATACAAAACATGAGGATGACATACTACCCTCCATGCCCTCAACCAGAGTTAGTTATGGGCCTCTCTGCTCATTCTGATGCAACAGGAATAACCATTCTTAACCAAATGAATGGAGTGAATGGGCTGCAAATTAAGAAAGATGGGGTTTGGATTCCAGTGAACGTCATCTCAGAAGCCCTTGTTGTCAACATTGGGGACATTATAGAG ATTATGAGCAATGGGGCATACAAAAGTGTTGAGCACAGGGCAACAGTGAATTCAGAAAAGGAAAGGATATCCGTTGCTATGTTCTTTCTCCCCAAGTTTCAATCTGAGATTGGACCTGCAGTTAGCCTCACAAACCCAGAACATCCCCCGTTGTTCAAAAGGATTGTAGTAGAGGAGTATATCAAAGATTACTTCACTCATAATAAGTTGAATGGAAAGTCCTACTTGGAGCATATGAGGATCACAGACGATGAAAAATTTACCAACGCCTCTATCTAG
- the LOC114376225 gene encoding ABC transporter B family member 9-like encodes MAQDEEAAKVKVEEKVPFYKLFTFADHLDMTMMIIGVISAMANGMSQPLMSLIFGKMINAFGSTDPSHIVQEVSKVALLFVYVAFGAGITSFLQVSCWMMTGERQAARIRGLYLKTILKQDITFFDTETTTGEVIGRMSGDTILIQDAMGEKVGKFIQLVSAFFGGFVIAFTKGWELCLVLLACIPCIVVVGGIMSMMMAKMSTRGQAAYAEAGIVVEQTVGAIRTVASFTGEKKAIEKYNNKLRIAYATTVQQGLASGFGMGVLLLIIFCTYALAMWYGSKLIIEKGYDGGSVFNIIMSINTGGMSLGQAAPCVNAFAAGQAAAYKMFETIKRKPKIDAYDTNGVVLEEIRGDIELKDVHFRYPARPDVQIFSGFSFYIPSGKTAAFVGQSGSGKSTIISLLERFYDPEAGEVLIDGVNLKNFQVRWIREQIGLVGQEPILFTASIKENIAYGKEGATDEEITTAITLANAKKFIDKLPQGIDTMVGGHGTQLSGGQKQRIAIARAILKNPRILLLDEATSALDAESERIVQEALEKVMSQRTTVVVAHRLTTIRNADIIAVIHQGKIVEKGTHDELIKDADGSYSQLIRLQEGNKGADVSRKSEADKSNNNSFNLDSHMARSLTKRTSFARSISQGSTSSRHSLSLGLALPYQIPLHKSGEGDNEDVESSEVDNKKNQKVPINRLAKLNKPEVPVLLLGSIAAAIHGVILPIFGLLLSSAINTFYKPPNELRKDSEFWSLLFVGLGVVTLVAIPVQNYLFGIAGGKLIERICSLTFNKVVHQEISWFDRPSNSSGAVSARLATGASTVRSLVGDTLALIVQNIATVSAGLVIAFTANWILAFVILAVSPLLLIQGYLQTKFVKGFSADAKVMYEEASQVATDAVGSIRTVASFCAEPKVMEMYRKKCSGPEKQGVRLGLVSGAGLGFSFVVLYCTNAFCFYIGSILVQHGKATFGEVFKVFFALTITAVGVSQSSALAPDTNKAKDSAASIFEILDSKPAIDSSSDEGTTLDTVKGEIELQQVSFCYPTRPNIQIFKDMCLTMPTGKTVALVGESGSGKSTVISLLERFYNPDSGRILIDGVDIKEFKLNWLRQQMGLVGQEPILFNDSIRANIAYSKEGGATEEEIIAAAQAANAHKFISSLPHGYDTSVGERGTQLSGGQKQRIAIARAILKDPRILLLDEATSALDAESEGVVQEALDRVSVNRTTVVIAHRLTTIKGADIIAVVKNGAIAEKGGHDALMKIDGGVYASLVALHTK; translated from the exons ATGGCACAAGATGAAGAAGCTGCCAAGGTCAAAGTCGAAGAAAAGGTTCCATTTTACAAGCTTTTCACCTTTGCAGACCACCTTGACATGACTATGATGATCATTGGTGTCATCAGTGCCATGGCTAATGGGATGTCGCAACCTCTCATGTCCCTCATTTTTGGGAAGATGATCAACGCATTTGGCTCCACTGATCCCTCCCACATTGTCCAGGAAGTTTCTAAG gttGCATTGTTATTTGTTTACGTGGCTTTTGGGGCTGGAATTACCTCTTTTCTAC AGGTATCATGTTGGATGATGACAGGAGAAAGACAAGCAGCAAGGATCCGTGGCTTGTACTTGAAAACTATATTGAAGCAGGACATTACCTTCTTTGACACTGAAACAACAACTGGTGAGGTAATTGGGAGAATGTCTGGTGACACCATTCTCATTCAAGATGCCATGGGAGAAAAG GTTGGGAAGTTTATACAACTTGTTTCAGCATTTTTTGGTGGCTTTGTCATAGCCTTTACAAAAGGATGGGAACTCTGTCTAGTTTTGCTTGCATGCATTCCTtgcattgttgttgttggtggaATCATGTCCATGATGATGGCAAAAATGTCAACTCGCGGGCAAGCTGCTTATGCAGAAGCTGGAATTGTTGTAGAACAAACAGTTGGAGCCATTAGAACA GTTGCCTCTTTTACTGGTGAGAAAAAAGCAATAGAGAAATATAATAACAAGTTAAGAATTGCTTATGCTACAACTGTTCAACAAGGGTTGGCCTCAGGGTTTGGAATGGGAGTACTcttgttgattattttttgcACCTATGCACTTGCCATGTGGTATGGTTCCAAACTGATCATTGAGAAAGGCTATGATGGTGGAAGTGTCTTCAACATTATCATGTCAATCAATACTGGTGGAAT GTCACTTGGTCAGGCAGCTCCGTGCGTAAATGCATTTGCAGCAGGCCAAGCAGCAGCATATAAGATGTTTGAGACAATTAAACGAAAGCCAAAAATTGATGCTTATGACACCAATGGTGTTGTCTTGGAAGAAATAAGGGGAGATATAGAACTCAAGGATGTTCACTTCAGATACCCTGCAAGGCCAGATGTTCAGATCTTTTCCGGATTCTCATTCTATATTCCAAGTGGAAAAACTGCTGCTTTTGTGGGTCAAAGTGGAAGCGGGAAGTCCACTATAATTAGTTTATTAGAAAGATTTTATGATCCTGAAGCTGGAGAAGTACTTATAGATGGTGTGAATTTGAAGAATTTTCAAGTTAGATGGATTAGAGAACAGATTGGGCTTGTTGGTCAAGAACCTATCCTGTTTACAGCTAGTATTAAAGAGAACATAGCATACGGGAAAGAAGGTGCAACAGATGAGGAGATAACAACAGCAATAACACTTGCTAATGCCAAAAAGTTCATTGATAAGCTGCCTCAG GGAATTGACACAATGGTTGGAGGGCATGGAACTCAACTTTCTGGTGGGCAAAAACAAAGAATAGCAATTGCAAGGGCAATTTTGAAGAACCCAAGAATCCTTCTTCTTGATGAAGCTACTAGTGCATTGGATGCTGAGTCTGAACGTATTGTCCAAGAAGCATTAGAAAAAGTTATGTCACAAAGGACTACTGTAGTTGTTGCACATCGTTTAACAACTATTAGAAATGCTGACATAATAGCAGTGATTCATCAGGGAAAAATTGTAGAAAAAG GAACTCATGATGAATTGATCAAGGATGCTGATGGTTCTTATTCTCAGCTTATTCGTTTACAAGAAGGAAATAAAGGAGCAGATGTGAGCCGAAAATCAGAAGCAGATAAGTCAAATAACAACAGCTTCAACTTAGATAGTCACATGGCTAGATCTTTAACTAAGAGAACATCCTTTGCAAGATCAATAAGTCAAGGCTCAACAAGCAGTAGACACTCTCTCTCACTTGGCTTAGCTCTTCCTTATCAAATTCCTTTGCATAAGTCTGGAGAAGGAGATAATGAGGATGTTGAAAGTAGTGAAGTTGATAATAAGAAGAACCAAAAGGTTCCCATTAACCGTTTGGCCAAGCTGAACAAGCCAGAGGTTCCTGTCTTATTACTAGGATCCATTGCTGCAGCAATACATGGTGTTATTCTCCCTATATTTGGACTCTTGCTTTCATCAGCAATTAACACGTTCTATAAACCTCCAAATGAGCTCAGGAAAGATTCTGAGTTTTGGTCACTTTTATTTGTTGGTTTGGGGGTTGTCACTTTGGTGGCTATACCAGTGCAAAACTACTTATTTGGGATAGCTGGTGGAAAACTTATAGAACGAATTTGTTCGTTGACATTTAACAAGGTTGTGCACCAAGAAATCAGTTGGTTCGATCGTCCTTCAAATTCAAG TGGGGCAGTTAGTGCAAGGTTAGCTACTGGAGCTTCAACAGTGAGAAGCCTCGTGGGTGACACCTTGGCCCTCATTGTGCAAAACATAGCAACAGTCTCAGCAGGTCTAGTTATAGCATTCACTGCTAATTGGATTCTGGCTTTTGTAATTCTGGCCGTGTCACCCTTGTTGCTTATACAAGGATACCTTCAGACCAAGTTTGTAAAAGGATTCAGTGCAGATGCAAAG GTGATGTATGAGGAGGCAAGTCAGGTGGCAACTGATGCTGTTGGTAGCATTAGAACTGTTGCATCATTCTGTGCTGAGCCAAAGGTGATGGAAATGTACAGGAAGAAATGTTCAGGGCCAGAAAAACAAGGTGTTCGGTTGGGGCTTGTTAGTGGTGCAGGATTAGGTTTCTCTTTTGTTGTTCTATACTGCACAAATGCTTTCTGTTTCTACATAGGATCTATTCTTGTGCAACATGGGAAAGCAACTTTTGGAGAGGTTTTCAAG GTTTTCTTTGCCTTAACAATTACAGCAGTTGGTGTTTCCCAGAGTAGTGCCTTGGCTCCAGATACTAACAAGGCCAAAGATTCTGCAGCCtcaatatttgaaattcttgaCAGCAAACCAGCTATTGACTCCAGCAGTGATGAGGGCACAACATTAGACACAGTAAAAGGTGAAATTGAACTTCAACAAGTCAGCTTTTGTTACCCAACAAGGCCtaatattcaaattttcaaaGACATGTGTCTAACCATGCCAACTGGAAAG ACCGTTGCCTTGGTTGGAGAAAGTGGCAGTGGAAAATCAACAGTGATCAGCCTCTTAGAGAGATTTTACAACCCTGACTCTGGACGCATACTAATTGATGGAGTGGATATAAAAGAATTCAAACTAAACTGGCTGAGGCAGCAAATGGGTTTGGTTGGTCAAGAGCCTATTCTTTTCAATGATAGCATTCGTGCCAACATAGCTTATAGCAAAGAGGGAGGTGCCACAGAGGAAGAGATAATTGCAGCAGCACAAGCAGCCAATGCACACAAGTTCATCAGTTCTCTTCCACATGGTTATGACACCTCTGTTGGAGAAAGAGGCACACAATTGTCAGGAGGACAAAAGCAGCGCATAGCCATTGCAAGAGCCATTCTGAAAGACCCAAGAATCCTTTTGCTTGATGAGGCAACTAGTGCACTTGATGCAGAATCAGAAGGTGTGGTTCAAGAGGCTCTTGATAGAGTGTCTGTGAATAGAACTACTGTCGTTATTGCTCACCGCCTCACAACAATTAAAGGTGCTGACATTATAGCAGTGGTGAAAAATGGGGCGATTGCTGAGAAGGGAGGACATGATGCGTTGATGAAGATTGATGGTGGAGTTTATGCTTCTTTGGTAGCTCTCCATACGAAGTGA
- the LOC114376226 gene encoding serine carboxypeptidase-like 18 isoform X2, whose protein sequence is MLWLTGGPGCSALSGLVFEIGPLTFKYEEYNGSLPNLVLRPHSWTKVSSIIFVDLPVSTGFTYATTEFAAQRSDWILVHQVHQFLRKWLIDHPNFSSNEVYIGGDSYSGIPIPVIVQEISRGNEKGLQPWINLQGYLLGNAATTRREKNYQIPFAHGMGLISDELYGSLQKNCKEEYINVDTRNVLCSRDIESFNEVTSGLNSAHILDPSCEWLDTETSWRRSLLKKYPRKNFLNTHLKLAPLNCRSYVYFLCGYWANDDNVRTALHIRKGSIGKWHRCTFDIPNKKDISSSYEYHVNLSRKGYRSLIYSGDHDMTIPFLATQAWIRSLNYSIVDEWRQWHTNGQVAGYTRTYSNRMTFATVKGGGHTAPEYKPDECFAMFSRWISNRAL, encoded by the exons ATGCTTTGGCTCACTGGTGGCCCTGGTTGCTCAGCCTTATCTGGACTTGTGTTTGAAATag GACCACTTACATTCAAATATGAGGAATACAATGGGAGCCTGCCCAATTTGGTCTTGAGGCCACACTCATGGACAAAG GTTAGTAGCATTATATTTGTAGACTTGCCTGTTTCCACGGGCTTCACTTATGCCACAACAGAGTTTGCTGCTCAACGAAGCGACTGGATTCTAGTTCACCAAGTCCATCAGTTTCTTAGGAAG TGGTTGATTGATCATCCAAATTTTTCGTCAAATGAAGTTTACATTGGTGGCGATTCATACTCTGGCATTCCTATTCCAGTGATTGTTCAAGAAATTTCACGAG GAAATGAAAAAGGGCTCCAACCATGGATAAATCTCCAG GGATACCTGCTGGGAAATGCAGCAACAACTCGAAGGGAAAAAAACTATCAAATTCCCTTCGCTCATGGAATGGGACTTATTTCTGATGAACTATATGGG TCACTGcaaaaaaattgtaaagaaGAGTACATAAATGTAGACACCAGAAATGTATTATGTTCTAGAGATATCGAGTCATTCAATGAg GTTACATCAGGACTTAATTCAGCCCATATTTTGGACCCGTCATGTGAGTGGCTTGATACTGAAACATCTTGGAGGAGATCTCTACTTAAGAAATATCCCAGAAAGAATTTCCTTAATACTCACCTCAAATTGGCACCCTTAAACTGTCGG AGTTATGTATACTTCCTCTGCGGTTATTGGGCCAATGATGATAATGTTCGCACTGCACTGCACATCCGTAAG GGAAGTATAGGAAAATGGCATCGTTGTACCTTCGATATACCTAACAAGAAGGATATCTCAAGCAGCTATGAGTATCATGTAAATCTCAGTAGAAAAGGCTACCGTTCGCTGATATACAG TGGCGATCATGACATGACAATTCCTTTCTTGGCAACTCAAGCATGGATAAGATCTTTAAACTACTCCATTGTGGATGAGTGGAGGCAATGGCATACAAATGGTCAAGTTGCAGG ATACACAAGGACTTACTCCAATCGGATGACATTTGCAACTGTGAAG GGAGGAGGCCACACAGCTCCGGAGTACAAGCCTGATGAATGCTTTGCCATGTTCAGTAGGTGGATATCTAACAGGGCTTTGTAG
- the LOC114376227 gene encoding putative hydrolase C777.06c isoform X3: MATSIGFVDGTSTESALIFLGSGCSSMVPNVMCLLQPSDPPCPVCVQSLSIPPERNPNYRCNTSLLIDYCGDANAGDRKYILIDVGKTFRETVLRWFVAHRIPRVDSIILTHEHADAVLGLDDVRAVQAFSPTNDIDPTPIYLSQHSMDSIAEKFPYLVQKKRKEGAEIRRVAQIDWNIIADDCNKPFLASGLKFTPLPVMHGEDYICLGFLFGEKNRVAYISDVSRFPASTEYVISKSGAGQLDLLILDSLYRSGSHNVHLCFPQTLETVKRLCPKQTLLIGMTHEFDHHKDNEFLMEWSKREGIPVELAHDGLRVPINL, encoded by the exons ATGGCCACTTCCATTGGCTTCGTCGACGGCACTTCTACGGAATCCGCATTGATCTTTCTCGGCAGCGGTTGTTCGAGCATGGTTCCCAACGTCATGTGCCTCCTTCAGCCTTCTGACCCTCCCTGCCCCGTCTGCGTCCAGTCATTGTCTATCCCTCCCGAACGAAACCCTAATTACAG GTGCAATACGTCTCTCTTAATTGATTACTGCGGCGACGCCAACGCTGGTGATCGTAAGTATATATTGATCGACGTCGGCAAGACCTTCAGGGAGACCGTGCTTAGGTGGTTCGTTGCCCATCGGATTCCCAGAGTTGATTCT ATTATTTTAACTCATGAACATGCCGATGCAGTCCTTGGATTGGATGATGTACGTGCTGTGCAGGCTTTTAGTCCAACAAATGATATTGATCCCACACCTATATACTTGAGTCAGCATTCAATGGATAG CATAGCAGAGAAGTTTCCTTATTTGGTTCAGAAAAAGCGTAAGGAAGGGGCAGAAATACGAAGGGTGGCTCAAATTGACTGGAACATTATTGCTGATGACTGCAATAAACCTTTTCTTGCATCGGGATTAAAATTCACTCCTTTACCA GTTATGCATGGAGAGGATTACATCTGTTTGGGCTTTCTTTTTGGTGAGAAAAACAGGGTGGCTTATATATCTGATGTTTCCCGGTTTCCTGCTAGTACAGAGTATG TCATCTCGAAAAGTGGAGCTGGACAGTTGGATCTTCTTATattggattctttgtatagg TCTGGGTCACACAATGTTCACCTTTGTTTTCCACAG ACTCTAGAAACTGTGAAGAGGTTGTGTCCTAAGCAAACACTACTAATTGGCATGACTCATGAGTTTGATCACCATAAAGACAATGAGTTTTTGATGGAGTGGTCCAAAAG GGAAGGAATTCCGGTGGAGCTTGCTCATGATGGTTTGAGAGTCCCCATAAACTTATAG